A genomic window from Gossypium hirsutum isolate 1008001.06 chromosome D12, Gossypium_hirsutum_v2.1, whole genome shotgun sequence includes:
- the LOC107945410 gene encoding CDPK-related kinase 5 isoform X2: MGLCTSKPSPNPSDSTNASINTRNNDIYRKPNSVSASPLPDGVNSKEDQGKQGEEEKESSNPNNEGKKSPFFPFYSPSPAHYLFSKKSPARSSTNSTPKRFFRRPFPPPSPAKHIRAVLARRHGSVKPNEAAIPEGSDAEAAGATGTGLDKSFGFSKHFGSKYELGDEVGRGHFGYTCTAKFKKGELKGQQVAVKVIPKAKMTTAIAIEDVRREVKILRALSGHSNLVQFYDAYEDHDNVYIVMELCEGGELLDRILSRGGKYTEDDAKAVMIQILNVVAFCHLQGVVHRDLKPENFLFTSKDENSQLKAIDFGLSDFVKPDERLNDIVGSAYYVAPEVLHRSYSTEADVWSIGVIAYILLCGSRPFWARTESGIFGAVLKADPSFDEAPWPSLSSEARDFVKRLLNKDPRKRLTAAQALSHPWIKKYNDVKVPLDILIFKLVKAYLRSSSLRKAALRALSKTLTVDELFYLKEQFALLEPNKNGTISLENIKAALMKNATDAMKDARIPEFLASLNALQYRRMDFDEFCAAALTVHQLEALDRWEQHARCAYEIFEKEGNRPIVIEELASVTTTPHY; this comes from the exons ATGGGTCTTTGCACCTCCAAACCCTCCCCAAACCCTTCTGATTCTACAAATGCCTCTATCAATACCCGGAATAACGATATCTACCGCAAGCCTAACTCTGTTTCGGCTTCTCCTTTACCTGATGGAGTAAACTCCAAGGAAGATCAAGGTAAacaaggagaagaagaaaaagaaagctcCAATCCCAACAATGAAGGCAAGAAATCGCCGTTTTTCCCGTTTTATAGTCCCAGTCCAGCTCACTACTTGTTTTCCAAAAAGTCTCCTGCGAGATCTTCAACCAATTCCACTCCAAAACGGTTTTTCAGGAGGCCATTCCCTCCGCCGTCTCCGGCGAAGCATATTAGGGCAGTGCTTGCGCGGAGGCACGGGTCTGTGAAGCCGAATGAGGCCGCGATCCCGGAAGGAAGCGACGCAGAGGCAGCGGGAGCTACCGGTACCGGACTGGATAAGAGCTTCGGCTTCTCGAAGCACTTCGGGAGCAAATATGAGCTCGGAGACGAAGTAGGAAGAGGCCATTTCGGTTATACTTGTACGGCGAAGTTTAAGAAAGGAGAGCTTAAAGGACAACAAGTTGCCGTTAAAGTTATACCTAAAGCGAAG ATGACTACTGCAATTGCCATTGAGGATGTTAGAAGGGAGGTAAAAATATTAAGAGCTCTATCTGGACatagcaatttagtacaattctATGATGCCTACGAGGACCATGATAATGTCTACATAGTGATGGA ATTATGTGAAGGAGGGGAGCTCTTGGACAGAATTCTTTCTAG GGGCGGAAAATACACTGAGGATGATGCAAAAGCTGTGATGATTCAGATACTTAACGTTGTTGCTTTTTGCCATCTCCAGGGTGTTGTGCACCGGGATCTTAAACCTGAG AATTTCTTGTTTACATCAAAGGATGAAAATTCACAATTGAAGGCTATAGACTTTGGCTTGTCTGATTTTGTGAAACCGG ATGAAAGGCTTAATGACATTGTTGGTAGTGCATACTATGTAGCACCAGAAGTTCTACATAGGTCTTACAGTACAGAAGCAGATGTCTGGAGTATAGGTGTGATTGCTTATATTCTTTTGTGTGGTAGTCGTCCATTTTGGGCTCGAACAGAGTCTGGGATTTTTGGAGCTGTTCTAAAAGCTGATCCAAGTTTTGATGAAGCACCTTGGCCATCTCTATCTTCTGAGGCTAGGGATTTTGTGAAGCGTTTACTGAATAAGGACCCAAGGAAAAGATTGACTGCAGCCCAAGCTTTGA GTCATCCCTGGATAAAAAAGTATAACGATGTGAAAGTGCCCTTGGATATACTGATATTCAAACTCGTGAAGGCTTATCTGCGCTCTTCATCTCTTCGGAAGGCTGCTTTAAGG GCCCTGTCTAAAACTTTGACTGTGGATGAGCTGTTTTACTTGAAGGAGCAGTTTGCATTATTGGAACCAAATAAAAATGGCACTATAAGCTTAGAAAATATCAAAGCG GCTCTGATGAAAAATGCAACAGATGCTATGAAGGATGCTCGCATCCCTGAGTTTCTTGCATCG CTAAATGCACTTCAATACAGACGGATGGACTTTGATGAGTTCTGTGCAGCTGCATTAACTGTTCATCAGCTGGAGGCTCTTGATCGGTGGGAACAACATGCACGTTGTGCTTACGAAATCTTTGAGAAGGAAGGAAACAGACCTATTGTCATTGAAGAGCTAGCTTCG
- the LOC107945410 gene encoding CDPK-related kinase 5 isoform X1: MGLCTSKPSPNPSDSTNASINTRNNDIYRKPNSVSASPLPDGVNSKEDQGKQGEEEKESSNPNNEGKKSPFFPFYSPSPAHYLFSKKSPARSSTNSTPKRFFRRPFPPPSPAKHIRAVLARRHGSVKPNEAAIPEGSDAEAAGATGTGLDKSFGFSKHFGSKYELGDEVGRGHFGYTCTAKFKKGELKGQQVAVKVIPKAKMTTAIAIEDVRREVKILRALSGHSNLVQFYDAYEDHDNVYIVMELCEGGELLDRILSRGGKYTEDDAKAVMIQILNVVAFCHLQGVVHRDLKPENFLFTSKDENSQLKAIDFGLSDFVKPDERLNDIVGSAYYVAPEVLHRSYSTEADVWSIGVIAYILLCGSRPFWARTESGIFGAVLKADPSFDEAPWPSLSSEARDFVKRLLNKDPRKRLTAAQALSHPWIKKYNDVKVPLDILIFKLVKAYLRSSSLRKAALRALSKTLTVDELFYLKEQFALLEPNKNGTISLENIKAALMKNATDAMKDARIPEFLASLNALQYRRMDFDEFCAAALTVHQLEALDRWEQHARCAYEIFEKEGNRPIVIEELASELGLSPSVPVHAVLHDWIRHTDGKLSFLGFVKLLHGVSS, encoded by the exons ATGGGTCTTTGCACCTCCAAACCCTCCCCAAACCCTTCTGATTCTACAAATGCCTCTATCAATACCCGGAATAACGATATCTACCGCAAGCCTAACTCTGTTTCGGCTTCTCCTTTACCTGATGGAGTAAACTCCAAGGAAGATCAAGGTAAacaaggagaagaagaaaaagaaagctcCAATCCCAACAATGAAGGCAAGAAATCGCCGTTTTTCCCGTTTTATAGTCCCAGTCCAGCTCACTACTTGTTTTCCAAAAAGTCTCCTGCGAGATCTTCAACCAATTCCACTCCAAAACGGTTTTTCAGGAGGCCATTCCCTCCGCCGTCTCCGGCGAAGCATATTAGGGCAGTGCTTGCGCGGAGGCACGGGTCTGTGAAGCCGAATGAGGCCGCGATCCCGGAAGGAAGCGACGCAGAGGCAGCGGGAGCTACCGGTACCGGACTGGATAAGAGCTTCGGCTTCTCGAAGCACTTCGGGAGCAAATATGAGCTCGGAGACGAAGTAGGAAGAGGCCATTTCGGTTATACTTGTACGGCGAAGTTTAAGAAAGGAGAGCTTAAAGGACAACAAGTTGCCGTTAAAGTTATACCTAAAGCGAAG ATGACTACTGCAATTGCCATTGAGGATGTTAGAAGGGAGGTAAAAATATTAAGAGCTCTATCTGGACatagcaatttagtacaattctATGATGCCTACGAGGACCATGATAATGTCTACATAGTGATGGA ATTATGTGAAGGAGGGGAGCTCTTGGACAGAATTCTTTCTAG GGGCGGAAAATACACTGAGGATGATGCAAAAGCTGTGATGATTCAGATACTTAACGTTGTTGCTTTTTGCCATCTCCAGGGTGTTGTGCACCGGGATCTTAAACCTGAG AATTTCTTGTTTACATCAAAGGATGAAAATTCACAATTGAAGGCTATAGACTTTGGCTTGTCTGATTTTGTGAAACCGG ATGAAAGGCTTAATGACATTGTTGGTAGTGCATACTATGTAGCACCAGAAGTTCTACATAGGTCTTACAGTACAGAAGCAGATGTCTGGAGTATAGGTGTGATTGCTTATATTCTTTTGTGTGGTAGTCGTCCATTTTGGGCTCGAACAGAGTCTGGGATTTTTGGAGCTGTTCTAAAAGCTGATCCAAGTTTTGATGAAGCACCTTGGCCATCTCTATCTTCTGAGGCTAGGGATTTTGTGAAGCGTTTACTGAATAAGGACCCAAGGAAAAGATTGACTGCAGCCCAAGCTTTGA GTCATCCCTGGATAAAAAAGTATAACGATGTGAAAGTGCCCTTGGATATACTGATATTCAAACTCGTGAAGGCTTATCTGCGCTCTTCATCTCTTCGGAAGGCTGCTTTAAGG GCCCTGTCTAAAACTTTGACTGTGGATGAGCTGTTTTACTTGAAGGAGCAGTTTGCATTATTGGAACCAAATAAAAATGGCACTATAAGCTTAGAAAATATCAAAGCG GCTCTGATGAAAAATGCAACAGATGCTATGAAGGATGCTCGCATCCCTGAGTTTCTTGCATCG CTAAATGCACTTCAATACAGACGGATGGACTTTGATGAGTTCTGTGCAGCTGCATTAACTGTTCATCAGCTGGAGGCTCTTGATCGGTGGGAACAACATGCACGTTGTGCTTACGAAATCTTTGAGAAGGAAGGAAACAGACCTATTGTCATTGAAGAGCTAGCTTCG